A genomic region of Pseudomonas sp. RSB 5.4 contains the following coding sequences:
- the crcB gene encoding fluoride efflux transporter CrcB, which produces MLPLIVAVSVGGIAGTLLRFATGNWVNANWPRHFYTATLAVNIVGCLLIGVLYGLFLIRPEVPIEVRAGLIVGFLGGLTTFSSFSLDTVRLLESGQVPLALGYAAISVFGGLLATWAGLSLTKL; this is translated from the coding sequence GTGCTTCCATTGATCGTTGCGGTCTCCGTCGGCGGAATTGCCGGCACCCTGTTGCGCTTCGCCACCGGCAATTGGGTCAACGCCAATTGGCCGCGGCACTTCTATACCGCGACGCTGGCCGTTAATATCGTGGGCTGTCTGCTGATTGGCGTGTTGTACGGCCTGTTTCTGATACGCCCGGAGGTGCCGATCGAGGTGCGTGCCGGGTTGATCGTCGGCTTCCTCGGAGGGCTGACGACTTTTTCATCCTTTTCACTGGATACGGTGCGTCTGCTGGAAAGCGGGCAAGTGCCGCTGGCCCTGGGCTATGCGGCAATCAGCGTATTCGGCGGGCTGCTCGCGACGTGGGCCGGCCTGTCCCTGACCAAACTTTGA
- the serS gene encoding serine--tRNA ligase, giving the protein MLDSKLLRSNLQDVADRLASRGFALDTARIEALEEQRKTVQTRTEALQAERNARSKSIGQAKQRGEDIAPLMADVERMAGELSAGKVELDAIQTELDSILLGIPNLPHESVPVGKDEDDNVEVRRWGTPTQFDFEVKDHVALGEKFGWLDFETAAKLSGARFALLRGPIARLHRALAQFMINLHVNEHGYEEAYTPYLVQAPALQGTGQLPKFEEDLFKIAREGEADLYLIPTAEVSLTNIVAGEIVDSKLLPIKFVAHTPCFRSEAGASGRDTRGMIRQHQFDKVEMVQIVEPSTSMEALEGLTANAEKVLQLLGLPYRTLALCTGDMGFSAVKTYDLEVWIPSQDKYREISSCSNCGDFQARRMQARFRNPETGKPELVHTLNGSGLAVGRTLVAVLENYQQADGSIRVPDVLKPYMGGLEVIG; this is encoded by the coding sequence ATGCTCGATTCCAAACTGTTACGTAGCAACCTTCAGGACGTAGCGGACCGCCTGGCTTCCCGTGGCTTTGCCCTGGATACCGCGCGCATCGAAGCGCTGGAAGAACAGCGCAAGACCGTCCAGACCCGCACCGAAGCACTGCAGGCTGAGCGTAACGCGCGTTCCAAATCCATCGGTCAGGCCAAGCAGCGCGGCGAAGACATCGCGCCGCTGATGGCGGACGTCGAGCGCATGGCGGGCGAGCTGAGTGCCGGTAAAGTCGAGCTGGACGCGATCCAGACCGAGCTGGACTCGATCCTGCTGGGTATCCCCAACCTGCCGCATGAATCGGTACCGGTCGGCAAAGACGAAGACGACAACGTCGAAGTGCGCCGCTGGGGCACCCCGACGCAGTTCGATTTCGAAGTCAAAGACCACGTCGCCCTCGGTGAGAAGTTCGGCTGGCTGGACTTTGAAACCGCCGCCAAGCTGTCCGGCGCGCGTTTCGCCCTGCTGCGCGGCCCGATCGCCCGTCTGCACCGCGCCCTGGCGCAGTTCATGATCAACCTGCACGTTAACGAGCATGGCTACGAAGAGGCCTACACGCCTTATCTGGTTCAGGCCCCGGCGCTGCAAGGCACCGGTCAACTGCCGAAGTTCGAGGAAGACCTGTTCAAGATCGCTCGCGAAGGCGAAGCCGATCTGTACCTGATTCCGACCGCCGAAGTGTCCTTGACCAACATCGTGGCCGGCGAAATCGTCGACTCGAAACTGTTGCCGATCAAGTTCGTCGCCCACACCCCGTGCTTCCGCAGCGAAGCCGGTGCGTCGGGTCGTGATACTCGCGGGATGATCCGTCAGCATCAGTTCGACAAAGTTGAAATGGTGCAGATCGTCGAGCCGTCGACGTCGATGGAAGCGCTGGAAGGCCTGACCGCCAACGCCGAGAAAGTCCTGCAACTGCTGGGTCTGCCTTACCGCACCCTGGCGCTGTGCACCGGCGACATGGGCTTCAGCGCCGTCAAGACCTACGACCTCGAAGTGTGGATTCCGAGCCAGGACAAGTACCGCGAAATCTCGTCGTGCTCCAACTGCGGCGACTTCCAGGCCCGCCGCATGCAGGCGCGTTTCCGCAACCCGGAAACCGGCAAGCCTGAGCTGGTGCACACCCTCAACGGTTCGGGCCTGGCGGTCGGTCGTACGCTGGTGGCGGTGCTGGAAAACTACCAGCAGGCCGACGGTTCGATCCGTGTGCCGGACGTACTGAAGCCGTACATGGGTGGCCTTGAGGTCATCGGCTAA
- a CDS encoding glutathione S-transferase family protein: MGLLVDGHWQDKWYESSKDGAFQREQAQRRHWVTTDGQPGPSGEGGFAAEAGRYHLYVSLACPWAHRTLILRKLKGLENLIDVSVVSWLMLENGWTFDKAHGSTGDKLDHFDFMHQRYTADTPDYTGRVTVPVLWDKKLKRIVSNESAEIIRMFNSAFDDLTGNELDFYPAPLRGEIDALNERIYPAVNNGVYRAGFATSQQAYEEAFDEVFAELDHLERVLSANRYLTGEYLAEADVRLFTTMIRFDAVYHGHFKCNLRRIADYPNLSNWLRELYQWPGLGETVDFQHIKNHYYGSHKTINPTGIVPKGPKQDFTIAHDRERLSGKGVWRRG, from the coding sequence ATGGGTTTACTCGTCGACGGCCACTGGCAGGACAAGTGGTACGAAAGCAGCAAGGACGGCGCGTTCCAGCGCGAACAGGCGCAGCGCCGTCACTGGGTCACCACTGACGGCCAGCCAGGGCCGAGCGGTGAAGGCGGTTTCGCCGCCGAAGCCGGGCGCTATCACCTTTACGTTTCCCTCGCCTGCCCCTGGGCACACCGCACGCTGATCCTGCGCAAGCTCAAAGGCCTGGAAAATCTGATCGACGTCTCCGTGGTCAGTTGGCTGATGCTGGAAAACGGCTGGACCTTCGACAAAGCCCACGGCTCGACTGGCGACAAGCTCGATCACTTCGATTTCATGCACCAGCGCTACACCGCCGACACGCCCGACTACACCGGCCGCGTCACCGTACCGGTGCTGTGGGACAAAAAACTCAAGCGCATCGTCAGCAATGAATCGGCGGAAATCATCCGCATGTTCAACAGCGCCTTCGATGACCTGACCGGTAACGAGCTGGACTTCTACCCCGCGCCGTTACGCGGCGAGATCGATGCACTGAATGAACGGATTTATCCCGCAGTCAACAACGGCGTGTATCGCGCTGGGTTCGCCACCTCGCAACAGGCTTATGAAGAGGCGTTCGATGAGGTGTTTGCCGAGCTGGATCATCTGGAACGGGTGCTGAGCGCCAATCGCTATCTGACGGGTGAATACCTGGCCGAGGCCGATGTGCGACTGTTCACCACGATGATTCGCTTCGATGCGGTGTACCACGGACACTTCAAGTGCAATCTGCGGCGGATTGCTGATTATCCGAACCTGTCGAACTGGCTGCGTGAGCTGTATCAGTGGCCGGGGCTTGGCGAGACGGTGGATTTTCAGCACATCAAAAATCACTACTACGGTAGCCACAAGACCATCAATCCGACGGGGATTGTGCCGAAGGGGCCGAAGCAGGATTTCACCATCGCTCATGATCGGGAGCGGCTGAGCGGGAAAGGAGTTTGGCGGCGGGGTTAA
- a CDS encoding glycosyl transferase family protein, with the protein MTDFPALTLETPAEHPFAQFVRILGKGKRGARDLTREEAREAMGMVLDDKVEDTQLGAFLMLLRHKEESAEEMAGFTEALRERLSAPTLNVDLDWPTYAGKKRHLPWYLLSAKCLAQNGVRIFMHGGGAHTAGRLYTEQLLGELNIPLCRTWQQVGSALDNGGLAFMPLMDWAPQLQKMIDLRNTMGLRSPIHSLARILNPLRARCGLQSIFHPGYQAVHREASGLLGDTAIVVKGDGGEIEINPDADSHLYGTTGGKSWDEEWPQLSSQRHVKPASLDVEHLKAIWRGEVVDSYPQMALISTMALALRGLGQSREQAFETAEQYWAARNKSI; encoded by the coding sequence ATGACCGACTTTCCAGCGCTGACCCTCGAAACGCCCGCCGAGCACCCGTTCGCGCAATTCGTGCGGATCCTCGGCAAGGGCAAGCGCGGTGCCCGCGACCTGACCCGCGAGGAAGCGCGGGAAGCCATGGGCATGGTGCTCGACGACAAAGTCGAAGACACCCAGCTCGGGGCCTTTCTGATGCTGCTGCGGCACAAGGAAGAAAGCGCCGAGGAAATGGCCGGTTTCACCGAAGCCCTCCGCGAGCGCCTGTCAGCACCAACGCTGAACGTCGATCTGGACTGGCCGACCTACGCCGGCAAGAAACGCCATCTGCCGTGGTATCTGCTGTCGGCCAAGTGCCTGGCGCAAAACGGCGTGCGGATTTTCATGCACGGCGGCGGCGCGCATACCGCCGGGCGCCTGTACACCGAACAACTGCTTGGCGAGTTGAACATTCCGCTGTGCCGCACCTGGCAGCAGGTCGGCAGCGCGCTGGACAACGGTGGTCTGGCGTTCATGCCGCTGATGGACTGGGCGCCGCAGTTGCAGAAGATGATCGACCTGCGCAACACCATGGGCCTGCGTTCGCCGATCCATTCGCTGGCACGGATTCTCAATCCGCTGCGCGCCCGTTGTGGCCTGCAAAGCATTTTCCACCCGGGCTATCAAGCGGTGCATCGCGAGGCCAGCGGTCTGCTCGGCGACACGGCGATCGTGGTCAAGGGCGATGGCGGCGAAATCGAGATCAACCCGGATGCCGACAGCCACCTCTATGGCACCACAGGCGGCAAGAGCTGGGACGAGGAATGGCCGCAACTGTCGAGCCAGCGCCACGTCAAACCGGCCTCGCTGGATGTCGAGCATTTGAAAGCGATTTGGCGCGGCGAGGTGGTCGACAGCTATCCGCAGATGGCGCTGATCTCGACCATGGCCTTGGCCCTGCGCGGTCTCGGTCAAAGTCGCGAGCAAGCGTTCGAAACCGCCGAGCAATACTGGGCTGCGCGTAACAAATCGATTTAA
- a CDS encoding TusE/DsrC/DsvC family sulfur relay protein, translating into MNSMTVGARAIELDKDGFLVDLDDWSHDVASALAAAEDIELTAEHWEVLELLRSFYAEFQLSPATRPLIKYTALKLGPDKGNSLHLNRLFKGTPAKLAAKLAGLPKPTNCL; encoded by the coding sequence ATGAACTCCATGACTGTCGGCGCCCGCGCCATCGAACTGGACAAGGACGGCTTTCTGGTCGACCTCGACGACTGGTCCCATGACGTCGCCAGCGCCCTCGCCGCCGCTGAAGACATCGAACTGACGGCGGAACACTGGGAAGTCCTCGAACTGCTGCGCAGCTTCTACGCAGAATTCCAGCTGTCGCCGGCCACCCGCCCGCTGATCAAGTACACCGCACTCAAACTCGGCCCGGACAAAGGCAACAGCCTGCACCTGAACCGACTGTTCAAAGGCACCCCTGCCAAGCTCGCCGCGAAACTGGCGGGCCTGCCCAAACCGACGAATTGCTTATGA
- the tusB gene encoding sulfurtransferase complex subunit TusB: protein MSTLHVLSHSPFGDDRLSSCLRVIGAADALLLSGDAVYALQPGTAPFNTLNERRVKLFALAEDLQARAIVAPDWAEAIDYPAFVELSIHHDKVNSWL from the coding sequence ATGTCGACTTTGCATGTGTTGTCTCATTCCCCGTTCGGCGACGATCGCCTGAGCAGTTGCCTGCGCGTGATCGGCGCTGCCGACGCCTTGCTGTTATCCGGCGATGCCGTTTACGCCCTGCAACCGGGCACCGCGCCGTTCAACACGCTGAACGAGCGCCGGGTCAAGCTGTTCGCCCTCGCCGAAGACCTGCAGGCCCGTGCCATCGTTGCTCCCGACTGGGCCGAAGCCATCGATTACCCGGCCTTCGTCGAACTGTCGATCCACCACGACAAGGTCAACAGCTGGCTATGA
- the tusC gene encoding sulfurtransferase complex subunit TusC, whose translation MAKSLLIISRQSPWSGPGAREALDIVLAGGAFDLPIGLLFLDDGVLQLAAGQNAKALQQKDLSANLQALPMFGVEELFYCADSASHRGLSSLSLDEAQPLGASEIPALIDRYDQVITL comes from the coding sequence ATGGCCAAATCGCTGTTGATCATCAGCCGCCAGTCGCCGTGGTCCGGCCCCGGCGCCCGCGAAGCGCTGGACATCGTGCTGGCCGGCGGCGCGTTCGATCTGCCGATCGGCCTGCTGTTTCTCGACGACGGCGTGCTGCAACTGGCCGCTGGACAGAACGCCAAGGCCCTGCAACAGAAAGACCTCAGCGCCAACCTGCAGGCGCTGCCGATGTTCGGCGTCGAAGAACTGTTCTACTGCGCCGACAGCGCCAGCCATCGTGGCCTGAGCAGTCTGTCGCTGGACGAAGCGCAGCCGCTCGGTGCCAGCGAAATCCCCGCCCTCATTGACCGCTACGACCAGGTGATCACCCTCTGA
- the tusD gene encoding sulfurtransferase complex subunit TusD: MKFAIALFSAAHAPSSRRALLFAQAALAGGHEIVRLFFYQDGVYNASDAVVTPQDELDLPKQWRAFISEQQLDGVVCIAAALRRGVLNDEEAKRYQRDAVAVSAPWELSGLGQLHDAVQDADRLICFGGA, from the coding sequence ATGAAGTTCGCCATCGCGCTGTTTTCCGCCGCCCATGCGCCCTCCTCGCGCCGTGCCCTGCTGTTTGCGCAGGCTGCGCTGGCCGGCGGGCATGAGATTGTCCGGCTGTTTTTCTATCAGGACGGCGTCTACAACGCCTCGGACGCGGTGGTCACCCCGCAGGACGAACTGGACCTGCCCAAACAGTGGCGCGCGTTCATCAGCGAGCAGCAACTGGACGGCGTGGTGTGCATCGCCGCCGCCCTGCGCCGTGGCGTGCTGAATGACGAAGAAGCCAAACGCTACCAGCGTGATGCGGTCGCGGTCAGCGCGCCGTGGGAATTGTCCGGCCTCGGCCAGTTGCACGATGCGGTGCAGGACGCCGATCGACTGATCTGTTTCGGAGGCGCGTGA
- a CDS encoding YoaK family protein: MLPSTSTHRATSGHLHRQKWRGRIGLALVASLSVLAGMTDAIGFMASGDFVSFMSGNTTRLAVAISDGDLGLTLRLIILVVTFVIGNALGIVIGRLGGRRTLPLLLCITTLLCLAAAWPYDTQLPALLAAIIAMGMLNAAVEEVNGLPVGLTYVTGALSRFGRGLGRWMLGERRNGWRVQLVPWSGMFIGAILGAVLEHHFGLRALFASGLLAAVLGVLSLSIPRRWQLGYMPR, translated from the coding sequence ATGCTGCCTTCGACCTCGACTCACCGCGCCACGTCCGGACATCTGCACCGGCAGAAGTGGCGTGGCCGTATCGGTCTGGCACTGGTGGCCAGTCTGTCGGTGCTGGCGGGCATGACCGACGCGATCGGCTTCATGGCCAGCGGCGATTTCGTTTCGTTCATGAGCGGCAACACCACGCGGCTGGCGGTGGCGATCAGTGACGGCGACCTCGGACTGACGTTGCGCCTGATCATCCTCGTCGTCACCTTCGTGATCGGTAATGCCTTGGGGATCGTGATCGGGCGCCTCGGTGGTCGGCGCACATTGCCCTTGTTGCTGTGCATCACCACCTTGCTCTGCCTGGCGGCCGCCTGGCCATATGACACGCAACTGCCGGCGCTGCTGGCGGCGATCATCGCAATGGGCATGCTCAACGCGGCGGTCGAGGAAGTGAACGGTCTGCCGGTCGGCCTGACTTACGTGACCGGAGCGTTGTCGCGGTTCGGCCGTGGACTGGGGCGCTGGATGCTCGGCGAACGCCGTAACGGCTGGCGGGTGCAACTGGTGCCGTGGAGCGGGATGTTCATCGGCGCGATTCTCGGTGCGGTGCTGGAACATCATTTCGGGCTTCGGGCATTGTTCGCCAGCGGCTTGCTGGCTGCTGTACTGGGCGTGCTGTCCCTGAGCATTCCGCGGCGTTGGCAACTGGGCTATATGCCCCGCTGA
- a CDS encoding DUF6388 family protein — translation MAPTDQRHEQALKLFLDARPELRETLDHLNPLLAQAKGETPAQYREERLHEAFEAEAEHQGLFAWELTLLLTAATPEDYQAQRMEVHREVAEMAHMSWPDYCDLYGLEP, via the coding sequence ATGGCGCCCACCGACCAGCGACATGAACAAGCCCTGAAACTGTTTCTCGACGCGCGCCCCGAACTGCGCGAAACCCTCGATCATCTCAATCCGCTGCTGGCCCAGGCCAAGGGCGAAACCCCGGCGCAATATCGTGAAGAACGCCTGCACGAAGCCTTCGAGGCCGAGGCGGAGCATCAAGGGCTGTTCGCTTGGGAACTGACCTTGCTCCTGACGGCGGCAACGCCCGAGGACTATCAGGCCCAGCGCATGGAGGTGCACCGCGAGGTGGCGGAAATGGCGCACATGAGCTGGCCGGACTATTGCGACCTGTATGGGTTAGAACCGTAA
- a CDS encoding GNAT family N-acetyltransferase, with amino-acid sequence MTLRIELSQNPTEEQRKAILEPLIAYNDAQTGGSVSEPFALLVRDEHDAILGGLYGRVIFTWMYIELLCVPEQGRGQRIGSELMAMAENLAREKNCLGIWLDTFDFQAPEFYKKLGFSQFGEIVDYPPGHSRHYFQKRLTG; translated from the coding sequence ATGACGTTACGAATCGAGCTGTCGCAGAACCCCACGGAAGAACAACGCAAGGCCATTCTCGAGCCTTTGATTGCGTATAACGACGCCCAGACCGGTGGTTCCGTGTCAGAACCCTTCGCCCTGCTGGTGCGCGATGAACACGACGCGATTCTCGGCGGTTTGTATGGCCGGGTGATTTTTACCTGGATGTACATTGAGTTGCTGTGCGTCCCGGAACAAGGCCGCGGACAACGCATCGGCTCGGAACTGATGGCCATGGCGGAAAATCTGGCCCGAGAGAAGAACTGCTTGGGCATCTGGCTGGACACCTTCGATTTTCAGGCGCCGGAGTTTTACAAGAAGTTGGGATTCAGCCAGTTTGGCGAGATCGTGGACTACCCGCCGGGGCATAGTCGGCATTATTTCCAGAAGCGTTTGACCGGGTGA
- a CDS encoding hemerythrin domain-containing protein — protein sequence MNIFEALRESHDRQRSYAKALVETSGDTPERVEAYKQLKAELQAHETAEERHFYIPLMEFDNGVDLSRHAISEHHEMDEMMEELDETEMSSPAWLATAKKLSDKVHHHLKEEEQKFFQMAGKLLDDKQKEQLAGQYEKEYQAQLE from the coding sequence ATGAATATTTTCGAAGCCCTTCGCGAAAGCCATGACCGCCAGCGCAGCTACGCCAAAGCCCTGGTCGAAACCAGCGGTGATACTCCGGAGCGGGTTGAGGCCTACAAACAGCTCAAGGCTGAACTGCAGGCCCATGAAACCGCCGAAGAACGCCACTTCTACATCCCGCTGATGGAATTCGACAACGGTGTCGACCTCAGTCGCCATGCCATCTCCGAGCACCATGAAATGGACGAGATGATGGAAGAGCTGGACGAGACCGAGATGTCCAGTCCGGCGTGGCTGGCGACCGCCAAGAAACTCTCGGACAAGGTTCATCACCATCTCAAGGAAGAGGAACAGAAGTTCTTCCAGATGGCAGGCAAGTTGCTTGACGACAAGCAAAAAGAACAGCTTGCCGGGCAGTACGAAAAAGAATACCAGGCACAACTGGAGTGA
- a CDS encoding lytic polysaccharide monooxygenase auxiliary activity family 9 protein gives MNQPQAQTQLRHGRVTSPASRGAVAIEQGLLGAWQVNEMEGGKNFPALVAGPFPAPYGSDSDSVTPPADGYILSGGKTDARDCVNFTDEEMSKKLNRPFNWPLLSVTPGQTLEVKWEYTAPHTTRGYRWMITKDGWDPKQRISRAQLEAQPFAEDFYTQVPYYSYPGELKAKVNHSVKLPANKKGRHVIVLMWIVANTGNAFYQAFDVDFK, from the coding sequence ATGAATCAACCACAAGCTCAAACCCAACTGCGACACGGTCGCGTCACCTCTCCAGCCAGCCGCGGTGCGGTAGCCATCGAGCAAGGATTGCTCGGTGCCTGGCAGGTCAACGAAATGGAAGGCGGCAAGAACTTCCCGGCGCTCGTGGCAGGGCCTTTTCCTGCTCCCTATGGCAGCGACAGTGACAGCGTCACACCGCCCGCCGATGGTTACATTCTCAGCGGCGGCAAGACCGATGCCCGTGACTGCGTAAACTTCACCGACGAGGAAATGAGCAAGAAGCTCAACCGTCCGTTCAACTGGCCGCTGCTCAGCGTTACCCCGGGCCAGACACTGGAAGTGAAGTGGGAATACACCGCGCCGCACACCACCCGTGGCTATCGCTGGATGATCACCAAGGATGGCTGGGATCCGAAACAGCGGATTTCCCGTGCACAGCTCGAGGCGCAGCCTTTCGCCGAAGACTTCTACACTCAAGTGCCGTATTACAGCTATCCGGGGGAATTGAAGGCCAAGGTCAATCATTCGGTGAAATTGCCGGCCAATAAAAAGGGTCGTCACGTCATCGTGTTGATGTGGATCGTCGCCAACACCGGCAACGCGTTCTATCAGGCGTTCGACGTCGACTTCAAATAA
- a CDS encoding NUDIX domain-containing protein, translating into MIKTAERVNIVDTEVLSHDWYLLQKITFDYLRNNGDWQRQTREVYDRGNGAAILLFNRAQRTVVLTRQFRLPVFVNGHDGLLIEVAAGLLEGAAPEQRIRDEAEEETGYRVHDVKKVFEAYMSPGSVTEKLHFFIAEYDAKSKVSEGGGLEEETEELEVLEWGFDEALAAFQRGEICDAKTIMLLQYAAMNNLFNT; encoded by the coding sequence ATGATCAAGACAGCCGAGCGGGTCAACATTGTCGACACTGAGGTGTTGTCCCACGACTGGTATCTGTTGCAGAAAATCACCTTTGACTACCTGCGCAATAACGGCGACTGGCAGCGGCAGACGCGCGAGGTTTACGACCGTGGCAATGGTGCCGCGATCCTGTTGTTCAACCGCGCACAGCGTACCGTGGTGCTGACCCGTCAATTCCGCTTGCCGGTGTTCGTCAACGGCCACGACGGTTTGTTGATCGAAGTGGCAGCGGGGCTGCTGGAAGGTGCTGCGCCGGAACAGCGAATTCGCGATGAGGCCGAAGAGGAAACCGGCTACCGCGTGCATGACGTGAAGAAGGTATTCGAGGCTTACATGAGCCCTGGCTCGGTGACCGAAAAGCTGCACTTCTTTATTGCCGAGTACGACGCGAAGTCGAAGGTCAGCGAGGGTGGCGGACTGGAAGAGGAAACCGAAGAACTGGAAGTGCTCGAGTGGGGTTTCGACGAAGCACTGGCGGCGTTCCAGCGCGGCGAAATCTGCGACGCCAAGACCATCATGCTGCTGCAGTATGCGGCGATGAATAATCTGTTCAACACCTGA
- a CDS encoding methylated-DNA--[protein]-cysteine S-methyltransferase → MPYTFITLPSPVGELKLVANGSRLAAILWENDKPGRVRLGPMSEAPDNPLLQRTAQQLEEYFAGKRDRFDLELDFVGTDFQKKVWAALLTIPFGETRTYSQIAEQIGNPTAVRAVGAANGRNPISIVAPCHRVIGASGKLTGFAGGLEAKERLLTLEGGDWSDVGRTGDLF, encoded by the coding sequence ATGCCCTACACGTTCATCACCCTGCCCTCACCGGTCGGCGAATTGAAGCTGGTTGCGAACGGCTCACGACTGGCGGCCATCCTCTGGGAAAACGACAAACCGGGCCGGGTGCGCCTCGGTCCGATGAGCGAAGCGCCGGACAATCCGCTGCTGCAGCGAACCGCACAGCAGCTTGAAGAATATTTTGCCGGCAAGCGTGATCGCTTCGACCTGGAACTGGATTTTGTCGGCACCGATTTTCAGAAAAAGGTCTGGGCGGCGCTGCTGACGATTCCGTTTGGCGAAACCCGCACCTACAGCCAGATCGCCGAGCAGATCGGTAATCCGACAGCCGTACGTGCGGTGGGAGCGGCGAATGGGCGCAATCCGATTTCGATCGTGGCGCCGTGTCATCGGGTGATTGGCGCGTCGGGGAAGTTGACCGGGTTTGCGGGTGGGCTTGAGGCCAAGGAAAGATTGCTGACGCTGGAGGGAGGTGACTGGTCTGACGTCGGTAGAACAGGCGACCTGTTTTAA